In one window of Tellurirhabdus rosea DNA:
- a CDS encoding acyl-CoA dehydrogenase family protein gives MDFYCIDDLLNDEHKLVRTSIRDFVTREIRPIIEEHAQRAEFPAFIVPKFGEIGAFGPTIPTEYGGGGLDYISYGLMMQEIERGDSGMRSTVSVQSSLVMWPIFAYGSEEQKRKYLPGLASGQLLGCFGLTEPNHGSNPGGMETTFTEHSDHYLLNGSKLWITNSPLADLAVVWARNEQGKVRGLIVERGMEGFTTPEIGNKWSLRASVTGELVFQDVRVPKENLLPGVEGLKGPLSCLDQARYGIAWGAVGAALDCFESARQYSLERQQFGKPIASFQLVQKKLAEMLTEITKAQLLCWRLGVLKNEGRATTAQISLAKRNNVEMALNIAREARQIHGGMGITGDYPIMRHLMNLESVITYEGTHDIHLLILGNEITGIQAFK, from the coding sequence ATGGATTTTTACTGCATCGACGACCTTCTGAACGACGAACACAAACTGGTTCGCACCTCCATCCGGGATTTTGTAACCCGCGAAATCCGTCCTATCATCGAAGAACACGCCCAGCGCGCCGAGTTTCCGGCGTTCATTGTTCCCAAATTCGGCGAGATCGGCGCTTTTGGCCCAACCATCCCGACCGAATACGGCGGCGGCGGGCTGGATTACATTTCCTACGGACTCATGATGCAGGAAATCGAACGCGGCGACTCCGGCATGCGGTCCACGGTGTCGGTACAGAGTTCGCTGGTGATGTGGCCGATTTTTGCCTATGGCTCGGAAGAACAGAAGCGAAAATACCTGCCCGGCCTCGCCAGCGGCCAACTGCTCGGGTGTTTTGGGCTGACCGAACCCAACCACGGCTCCAATCCGGGCGGCATGGAAACCACCTTTACCGAGCACAGCGACCACTACCTGCTCAACGGCTCGAAGCTGTGGATTACCAACTCCCCGCTGGCCGACCTCGCCGTGGTCTGGGCGCGAAACGAACAGGGCAAGGTGCGCGGGCTGATTGTCGAACGCGGCATGGAAGGCTTCACCACGCCCGAAATCGGCAACAAATGGTCGCTGCGGGCCAGCGTGACCGGCGAACTGGTTTTTCAGGATGTGCGGGTGCCCAAAGAAAACCTGCTGCCCGGCGTCGAAGGTCTGAAAGGTCCGCTTTCCTGCCTTGATCAGGCCCGGTACGGCATCGCCTGGGGGGCCGTCGGGGCGGCGCTCGACTGTTTCGAATCGGCGCGGCAGTACTCGCTGGAGCGTCAGCAGTTTGGGAAGCCCATCGCCTCTTTTCAACTGGTCCAGAAGAAACTGGCCGAAATGCTGACGGAAATCACGAAAGCGCAGCTTCTTTGCTGGCGGCTGGGTGTGCTCAAAAACGAAGGCCGGGCGACTACGGCCCAAATCTCCCTCGCCAAACGCAACAACGTGGAAATGGCCCTGAACATCGCCCGCGAAGCCCGGCAGATTCACGGCGGCATGGGCATCACCGGCGATTACCCCATCATGCGCCACCTGATGAACCTCGAATCCGTCATCACCTACGAAGGCACCCACGACATCCACCTCCTCATCCTGGGCAACGAGATTACAGGAATTCAAGCGTTTAAGTGA
- a CDS encoding IS110 family transposase, translated as MKATATFLRYGVGFDIGKDTIHVCVSVMDTTGKVTVKGTTKLVNKAAAFSGLMTWLGKHCKQTDLPVRYVMEATGVYHETLAWYLFTKCKLP; from the coding sequence ATGAAAGCGACAGCTACCTTCCTACGTTACGGGGTGGGCTTTGACATTGGCAAAGACACCATTCACGTTTGTGTTTCCGTTATGGACACCACCGGAAAAGTGACGGTCAAAGGAACCACTAAACTAGTTAACAAGGCGGCCGCTTTCTCAGGACTAATGACCTGGCTAGGAAAGCACTGTAAGCAGACAGACCTACCGGTTCGCTATGTCATGGAAGCCACAGGCGTTTATCATGAGACCCTGGCCTGGTATCTGTTTACCAAATGTAAGCTTCCCTGA
- a CDS encoding DUF5686 and carboxypeptidase-like regulatory domain-containing protein, with protein sequence MSKQLPGFWALLCLCFFTLIQTATAQSNYTISGRITDAATGEGVPFASIALRGKAVGTTSDADGRYSLKTSQISDSLVISSLGFQTRSAPLLRIAEQVIDVKLAASAAKLKEVKVYAKGGDPAYRILREAIRRADRYDPAKLSAFQYESYTKIEAYVNNFKRPRKNGRRPGPVGRLLSKLPAVTDEEGLPAVPVFVSENYSDYYERHDPLKTKEFIRKTRIAAVGIQDGSLVSQFTGASFQQYNFYSNFLTVLRKDLPSPMGGSWNTYYQFHLMDTLRVGESVCFQIDYEPKRETDLAFNGTVWIDTTQLSLVQVEARVGKRANINFVDEIRIEQEYEATSSGHRLPSLTQIMIDMDELTPSAPGALIRFFIAATNIKVNDVHDPKFYEPALELAENYKEKDPQFWKGIRPEVVTAEEMRAFELVDSVRNIPLIKYTGEVLRLGFNGYQSLGKLHLDVGPFIYTYANNTLEGNRFRVSLRTNPGFSRRWLLSGYLAYGTRDQLFKYGLAGDYVLSKKPYTIMGARYSYDLERVGLNPENLNNNSILLAYARFGNYRRPFFQESYYGYIRRELGSGFTQTVALQNRSFHPLFPFAYRTESANDPQGGLGTDFRTTELQLETRFAPGELMVQNDNERFSVGATNKPVLTLRYALGMKGVFHGDFSYHRLSADFRHSFRVGVLGRTFYNINTGLIPSTVPYPLLHTPLGNESYFYVYNAFNMMNFFEFVCDRYASLKFEHNFEGLFFNRIPAIRRLKWRTLVTAKVLTGGVSRANQLLVPPLDASGQTVQGFRALGRTPYVEVGYGIDNILKLFRVDAIHRLTYLDGKSVTGVPIPKFAVKVSAYVSL encoded by the coding sequence ATGTCTAAACAACTACCTGGATTCTGGGCCCTTCTGTGTCTGTGCTTTTTTACGCTGATACAGACGGCAACTGCTCAGTCCAATTATACCATCAGCGGCCGGATCACCGATGCCGCTACCGGCGAAGGCGTGCCATTTGCCAGTATCGCCCTTCGCGGAAAAGCCGTCGGCACCACCTCCGACGCCGATGGTCGATATTCCCTAAAGACCAGCCAGATCAGTGACTCCCTCGTTATTTCCAGCCTTGGCTTTCAGACCCGTTCTGCCCCCCTGCTGCGTATAGCCGAGCAGGTTATCGATGTCAAACTGGCCGCTTCGGCCGCCAAACTGAAGGAAGTAAAAGTATACGCCAAAGGAGGCGACCCGGCCTACCGGATTCTGCGCGAGGCCATCCGCCGCGCGGACCGCTACGATCCCGCCAAACTCTCGGCCTTTCAGTACGAAAGCTACACCAAGATCGAGGCGTACGTCAACAACTTCAAACGGCCCCGCAAGAATGGCCGTCGGCCCGGCCCGGTCGGTCGGCTGCTGAGCAAACTGCCGGCCGTGACCGACGAGGAAGGGCTGCCCGCCGTCCCGGTGTTCGTTTCCGAGAACTATTCGGACTATTACGAACGGCACGACCCGCTGAAAACAAAGGAATTTATCCGCAAAACCCGCATTGCGGCGGTCGGCATTCAGGACGGAAGCCTCGTTTCGCAGTTTACGGGCGCTTCGTTCCAGCAGTACAATTTTTACAGCAACTTTCTGACGGTTCTGCGCAAGGACCTGCCCTCGCCGATGGGCGGCTCGTGGAACACCTACTACCAGTTTCACCTGATGGATACGCTCAGGGTCGGCGAATCGGTCTGCTTCCAGATTGATTACGAACCCAAACGCGAAACCGACCTTGCCTTTAACGGGACCGTCTGGATTGATACCACCCAGCTTTCGCTGGTCCAGGTAGAGGCCCGGGTGGGCAAGCGGGCCAACATCAACTTTGTGGACGAAATCCGGATTGAGCAGGAATACGAGGCGACTTCGTCCGGCCACCGGCTGCCTTCGCTGACGCAGATCATGATCGACATGGATGAACTGACGCCGAGCGCGCCCGGGGCTCTCATCCGCTTTTTTATCGCCGCCACCAACATCAAGGTCAACGACGTTCACGACCCGAAGTTCTACGAACCTGCGCTTGAACTGGCCGAAAATTACAAGGAAAAAGACCCGCAGTTCTGGAAAGGCATCCGGCCGGAGGTCGTGACGGCGGAGGAAATGCGGGCGTTCGAACTGGTCGATTCGGTCCGGAACATTCCGCTCATCAAGTATACGGGCGAGGTGCTGCGGCTGGGTTTCAACGGGTACCAGTCGCTGGGAAAGCTTCACCTGGACGTTGGACCGTTTATTTACACTTACGCCAATAACACACTGGAAGGCAATCGGTTCCGGGTCAGCCTGCGCACCAATCCGGGCTTCAGCCGGCGGTGGCTTCTCAGCGGTTATCTGGCTTACGGCACCCGCGACCAGCTGTTCAAGTACGGCCTCGCGGGCGATTATGTGCTGTCAAAAAAGCCGTACACCATCATGGGGGCCCGTTACAGCTACGACCTCGAACGGGTGGGCCTGAATCCGGAGAACCTCAACAACAACTCCATTCTGCTGGCCTACGCCCGGTTCGGCAATTACCGGCGGCCGTTTTTTCAGGAAAGCTACTACGGCTACATCCGGCGTGAACTCGGCAGCGGCTTTACGCAGACGGTTGCCCTGCAGAACCGGAGCTTCCATCCGCTTTTCCCGTTTGCTTACCGGACCGAATCGGCCAATGACCCGCAGGGAGGACTGGGCACCGACTTCCGGACCACCGAACTGCAATTGGAAACCCGGTTTGCACCGGGCGAACTGATGGTGCAGAACGACAACGAACGGTTCAGTGTGGGCGCGACCAACAAACCGGTTCTGACGCTGCGGTACGCGCTGGGCATGAAAGGGGTTTTTCACGGCGATTTTTCGTACCACCGGCTTTCGGCGGATTTCCGGCACTCATTCCGGGTTGGCGTGCTGGGGCGGACTTTTTACAACATCAACACCGGCCTCATTCCGTCGACGGTGCCCTACCCGCTGCTGCACACGCCGCTGGGGAATGAGTCGTACTTCTACGTGTACAATGCCTTCAACATGATGAACTTCTTCGAGTTTGTCTGTGACCGGTACGCTTCGCTGAAGTTCGAGCACAACTTCGAGGGCCTGTTTTTCAACCGGATTCCGGCGATCCGGCGGCTGAAGTGGCGGACGCTCGTCACGGCCAAGGTGCTTACCGGTGGTGTGAGCCGGGCAAATCAGCTGCTTGTTCCACCCCTGGATGCCAGCGGACAGACCGTTCAGGGTTTCCGCGCCCTCGGCAGAACGCCGTATGTGGAGGTCGGGTACGGCATCGACAATATCCTGAAACTGTTCCGCGTCGATGCCATCCACCGGCTGACCTACCTCGACGGTAAGAGCGTAACCGGGGTGCCCATCCCCAAATTCGCCGTGAAAGTGTCGGCGTATGTTAGTTTATAA
- a CDS encoding IS110 family RNA-guided transposase, whose translation MVLPNKAKHYLKSLGLKSKNDRIDAQGLARMTLEQQLPLWQPLSKNIYSLRMLTRQHQRLQELKTQSQNQKHSIEYSQFSDGFILKQLDNLITLYDRQLTEISQAINDLLDDDQPLREGIDRLSAIKGLGRLSAATLVAETNGFTGFENVRQLVSFAGYDVVENQSGKHIGKTRISKKGNSRIRRILHLPALNAVRFGEPGCAALYERVYSRSRIKMKAYVAVQKKLLTLCYALWRNGSEYEPSYSPTTTKNVSDQAKKIVPTSGTTQDQEAEAILSHR comes from the coding sequence GTGGTCCTGCCAAACAAAGCAAAGCACTACCTCAAAAGCCTGGGTCTCAAGTCTAAGAATGACCGCATTGATGCACAAGGGCTGGCTCGTATGACGCTTGAACAGCAACTGCCGCTTTGGCAACCACTCTCGAAGAACATATACAGTCTGCGGATGCTAACTCGTCAACACCAAAGGTTACAGGAACTGAAGACCCAAAGCCAGAATCAAAAGCACTCTATTGAGTACAGCCAGTTCAGCGATGGGTTCATCCTCAAACAGCTTGACAACCTCATTACTCTCTATGACAGGCAGTTGACCGAAATCAGTCAGGCCATTAATGATCTGCTGGACGATGATCAACCTTTACGGGAAGGCATTGATCGGCTGAGTGCCATCAAGGGGCTGGGCCGACTGTCGGCCGCTACACTAGTGGCAGAGACAAATGGCTTCACGGGCTTTGAGAACGTACGGCAACTAGTGAGCTTTGCTGGCTATGACGTAGTGGAAAACCAATCGGGCAAACATATCGGTAAGACGCGCATCTCAAAAAAGGGGAACAGTCGCATTCGTCGTATCTTGCATCTACCCGCTCTCAATGCGGTGCGTTTTGGTGAACCTGGCTGTGCCGCCCTTTATGAGCGGGTCTATAGCCGATCACGCATCAAAATGAAAGCGTATGTAGCCGTCCAGAAAAAGCTGCTTACTCTATGTTATGCTCTCTGGCGCAACGGGTCTGAGTACGAGCCTAGTTACTCTCCAACTACGACAAAGAACGTATCGGACCAGGCTAAAAAAATAGTCCCGACTAGCGGGACTACACAGGACCAAGAGGCCGAAGCCATCTTGTCCCACAGGTAA
- a CDS encoding transposase, producing the protein MKKKTFTEPQIVAILKQYEGGREAMDVCREYGISKATLFNWRRKYSGMESTHLKELKALQDENRRLKQMYAELSLDYKLAKEIIEKKL; encoded by the coding sequence ATGAAAAAGAAGACTTTCACCGAACCTCAGATCGTTGCCATCCTCAAACAGTACGAAGGGGGACGCGAAGCAATGGATGTTTGCCGCGAATACGGCATTTCTAAAGCCACTCTGTTCAATTGGCGCAGGAAATATAGCGGCATGGAATCGACTCATCTTAAGGAGCTTAAAGCCCTACAAGATGAGAATCGGCGTCTTAAACAGATGTATGCTGAACTGAGTCTGGACTACAAATTGGCGAAGGAGATCATCGAAAAAAAGCTTTAG
- a CDS encoding IS3 family transposase gives MSVGRACRVVGMHRSRWYYQNRKNDQPVIDKLQAYAEAYPTRGFDDYYGKIRNEGLVWNRKRVLRVYRLLKLKHRRRHKRRLPARVKKPLQVPQAANHCWSMDFVADALVSKRKIRVLTIMDDYSREVLAAHADFSLPAQKVVDVLKDIALQRPLPKRIRVDNGAEFIADKFTKWCTDNNIEILYIQPGKPMQNGYIERLNRTFREDVLDAYLFESLEEVRILSDEWMDRYNRLHPHQSLGGLAPATYARQTQTKV, from the coding sequence GTGTCTGTAGGCAGGGCCTGCCGTGTTGTAGGCATGCATCGTTCCCGCTGGTACTATCAGAACCGGAAAAATGACCAACCGGTGATTGATAAGTTGCAGGCTTATGCTGAAGCGTACCCCACTCGTGGCTTTGATGACTATTATGGCAAAATCCGGAATGAAGGTCTGGTGTGGAATCGTAAGCGGGTATTACGAGTGTACCGGCTACTGAAACTCAAGCACCGAAGACGACATAAGCGACGACTACCTGCACGGGTTAAGAAGCCATTACAGGTACCTCAAGCAGCTAACCACTGCTGGAGCATGGACTTTGTAGCGGATGCTTTAGTTAGTAAGCGAAAGATCAGAGTGCTAACGATCATGGATGATTACAGCCGGGAGGTTCTGGCAGCTCATGCGGATTTTTCGTTGCCAGCCCAGAAAGTAGTTGATGTACTCAAAGACATTGCGTTACAACGGCCCCTTCCTAAACGAATACGCGTCGATAATGGCGCAGAGTTTATCGCTGATAAATTCACCAAGTGGTGTACTGATAATAATATCGAAATTCTATACATCCAACCCGGAAAGCCTATGCAGAACGGTTATATTGAACGGCTAAACCGTACCTTTCGGGAAGATGTGCTAGACGCTTATTTGTTCGAGTCACTCGAAGAGGTAAGGATACTATCGGACGAATGGATGGACCGGTATAACCGTTTACATCCGCACCAGTCGTTGGGTGGCTTGGCTCCAGCAACATATGCCAGGCAAACACAAACCAAAGTCTAA
- a CDS encoding response regulator gives MKTILLIEDNLDIRENTAEILELAGYTVHTAENGKIGVEKALTQKPDLVICDIMMPVLDGYGVLHIFSKNPELSGIPFIFLTAKTERLDFRKGMELGADDYLTKPFDESELLTAVEVRLRRFQQMRPAYEPTKEGLEEFLDDAKAVGGIDSLKTDRKVHTVRKKQYVYSEGDEPTRLYFLKAGRIKTFKTNPDGKELITGLYQDGDFFGYISLLEDTDQTDSAVALDDSELIYIPREDFLDLLSRNQDVANQFIKLLANRVTEREQQLLGMAYHSLRRRVADTLLRLHRQQTENGGSGAIQLSRDDLASIVGTATESLIRTLSEFKQDKLIEIADGNIRLLNPDGLKRKNW, from the coding sequence ATGAAAACCATTCTGCTTATTGAGGACAACCTCGATATCCGTGAAAATACCGCCGAAATTCTGGAACTCGCGGGATACACTGTCCATACCGCCGAAAATGGAAAAATTGGCGTCGAGAAGGCGCTCACCCAAAAACCTGACTTAGTCATCTGCGACATCATGATGCCGGTTCTGGATGGCTATGGTGTCCTGCATATCTTCAGCAAGAATCCGGAGCTGTCGGGCATTCCCTTCATTTTCCTGACCGCCAAAACCGAGCGCCTTGATTTCCGGAAAGGCATGGAACTGGGCGCCGACGATTACCTGACCAAGCCGTTCGACGAAAGTGAACTGCTCACCGCCGTCGAAGTCCGGCTGCGGCGCTTCCAGCAGATGCGCCCGGCCTACGAACCCACCAAAGAGGGTCTTGAAGAATTTCTGGACGATGCAAAAGCCGTGGGCGGCATCGACTCTCTGAAGACGGACCGCAAGGTGCATACGGTCCGGAAAAAGCAGTACGTCTATTCGGAGGGGGACGAGCCAACGCGGCTTTATTTCCTCAAAGCGGGCCGGATCAAGACGTTCAAAACCAACCCGGACGGAAAAGAATTAATCACCGGCCTTTACCAGGACGGCGACTTTTTTGGCTACATCAGTCTGCTGGAAGATACGGACCAGACCGATTCGGCCGTGGCCCTGGATGATTCGGAACTCATTTACATTCCGCGGGAGGACTTTCTCGACCTGCTGAGCCGGAACCAGGACGTGGCCAACCAGTTCATCAAACTGCTGGCCAACCGGGTTACCGAGCGCGAACAGCAATTGCTGGGCATGGCATATCACTCGCTGCGCCGCCGGGTGGCCGATACACTGCTGCGTCTGCACCGCCAGCAAACCGAGAACGGCGGAAGCGGGGCCATCCAGCTTTCGCGCGACGATCTGGCCTCCATCGTCGGCACGGCCACCGAATCGCTGATCCGGACGCTGAGCGAATTCAAACAGGATAAGCTGATCGAAATTGCCGACGGCAACATCCGCCTGCTGAACCCGGACGGGCTAAAGCGAAAGAATTGGTAA
- a CDS encoding helix-turn-helix domain-containing protein, which produces MPVHTDHIRLLFGLKLRQLRLDKGLSVSELAQASGLSISYITEIEKGRKYPKTDKIAAIARAMGVEYDTLVSLKLSKKLEPISDLLSSRFLTEIPLELFGIDPSDLLELLAEAPAKVSAMISTFMDIGRSYNMSVERLYMAVLRSYQEMHDNYFEEIEAEADSFLTRYAAGSAVVDEALLTSLLRSEYNYRIEVFDRTTHPDLAALRSVFRPESSTLYLNAHLSSEQRLFILARETGFQYLGLKNRPLTYAYVEAESFEQILNNYKASYFAGAILIRREELIRRLQELFARPQWSNDAFLAFIHSFGATPERFFYRLSNLLPRYFGISQLFFYRFNNTAGQNVFSLTKEMHLTRQQGPKGMVDEHHCRRWIALTILQELAFLQQNKNFNGTLCRAQVSTYADSGQTYFIVSVAHPHQPHQHQNMSVSMCFAMNDTLREKMRFLNPVSPEISLRIVNEACERCGIFDCRERVAAPVILQKRRQTEAMRKALERLK; this is translated from the coding sequence TTGCCTGTACATACCGACCACATTCGACTTCTTTTTGGCTTAAAACTTCGTCAACTCCGGCTCGACAAAGGCTTGTCGGTCAGCGAACTGGCGCAGGCGTCCGGCCTGTCGATTTCGTACATCACCGAAATCGAGAAGGGACGGAAATACCCCAAGACCGACAAAATTGCGGCCATTGCCCGAGCGATGGGCGTGGAGTACGATACCCTCGTTTCGCTGAAACTTTCCAAGAAGCTGGAGCCGATCTCGGACCTGCTCAGCTCGCGTTTTCTGACAGAAATTCCCCTGGAGCTTTTCGGCATCGATCCGTCCGACCTGCTGGAACTGCTGGCCGAAGCGCCGGCCAAGGTCAGCGCTATGATCAGCACCTTCATGGACATCGGCCGGAGCTACAACATGAGTGTCGAGCGCTTGTACATGGCCGTCCTGCGGTCGTATCAGGAAATGCACGACAATTATTTCGAAGAAATTGAAGCCGAAGCCGACAGTTTTCTGACCCGGTACGCCGCGGGAAGCGCCGTGGTGGACGAGGCCCTGCTGACGAGTCTGCTCCGCTCGGAATACAATTACCGCATCGAGGTGTTCGACCGGACGACGCACCCGGACCTGGCGGCACTGCGGTCGGTTTTCCGGCCCGAGTCCAGTACGCTGTACCTCAACGCCCACCTTTCGTCCGAACAGCGGCTGTTTATCCTGGCGCGGGAAACGGGTTTTCAGTACCTGGGTTTGAAAAACCGGCCCCTGACCTACGCCTATGTCGAAGCGGAGTCGTTTGAGCAGATTCTGAACAACTACAAAGCCTCTTATTTTGCCGGGGCCATCCTGATCCGCCGCGAGGAACTGATTCGGCGGCTACAGGAGCTTTTTGCCCGTCCGCAATGGAGCAATGACGCCTTTCTGGCCTTCATTCATTCGTTCGGTGCCACGCCGGAGCGCTTCTTTTACCGGCTCAGCAACCTCCTGCCCCGGTACTTTGGCATCAGCCAGCTTTTTTTCTACCGGTTCAACAACACGGCCGGTCAGAATGTCTTCTCCCTGACGAAAGAAATGCACCTGACGCGCCAGCAGGGCCCCAAAGGCATGGTCGACGAACACCACTGCCGCCGCTGGATTGCCCTGACGATTCTTCAGGAACTGGCATTTCTGCAACAGAACAAGAACTTCAACGGAACCCTCTGCCGGGCGCAGGTATCTACGTACGCCGATTCGGGCCAGACCTATTTTATCGTTTCGGTGGCGCACCCGCACCAGCCGCATCAGCACCAGAACATGAGCGTCTCGATGTGCTTTGCCATGAACGACACCCTGCGCGAGAAAATGCGGTTTCTGAATCCCGTTTCGCCCGAAATCAGCCTGCGAATCGTCAACGAAGCCTGCGAACGCTGCGGCATCTTCGACTGCCGTGAACGGGTCGCCGCCCCGGTCATCCTCCAGAAACGTCGCCAGACCGAAGCCATGCGGAAGGCCCTGGAAAGGCTTAAGTAG
- a CDS encoding NAD(P)/FAD-dependent oxidoreductase translates to MHQSITMTVEPAVAFDDTLFFQEVCRRVQVPPTEQPVVRKVRQSIDARGRQVKVHVEAEVFVGQEPTPRIAYRKAYPNVSKAPQAIVVGAGPAGLFAALRLVELGIKPIVIERGSDVRKRRRDLAAINKDHVVNPESNYCFGEGGAGTYSDGKLYTRSKKRGDVRRILEILVAHGATEDILVDAHPHIGTNKLPNVVADLRESILGAGGEIHFDTKVVDFLVEVGELKGVVTGDGRELTGLGVILATGHSARDVFELLHRKSILIEYKPFAMGVRIEHQQALIDQLQYHLPKNAAGRGDYLPAAAYSLVTQTRHRGVERGVFSFCMCPGGFIVPAATAPGELVVNGMSPSRRDSRFANSGLVVAVNDADLKPFREWGPLAGLQYQKEVEQRACRMGSLASGEPSQTAPAQRVADFVGGRVSASLLPTSYQPGLRSVDMFEVLPEAIAAPLRLGLAQFGQMMRGYVTNEAQLIGTESRTSSPVRIPRDPLSLEHPVVKRFYPCGEGAGYAGGIVSAAMDGEKCAERLAAQYGNL, encoded by the coding sequence ATGCATCAGTCGATTACCATGACCGTCGAGCCCGCCGTGGCGTTCGACGATACCTTATTTTTCCAGGAGGTTTGCCGTCGGGTACAGGTGCCGCCGACCGAGCAGCCCGTCGTGCGCAAAGTACGTCAGTCCATCGACGCCCGCGGCCGACAGGTCAAAGTCCATGTCGAGGCCGAAGTGTTCGTCGGGCAGGAACCTACTCCCCGCATTGCCTACCGGAAAGCCTACCCGAATGTCAGTAAAGCTCCCCAGGCGATTGTGGTCGGGGCGGGTCCGGCCGGACTTTTTGCCGCCCTCCGGCTGGTCGAACTGGGCATCAAACCCATCGTGATCGAACGGGGCAGTGATGTCCGCAAACGCCGCCGCGACCTGGCTGCCATCAACAAGGACCATGTCGTCAACCCCGAATCCAATTACTGCTTTGGCGAAGGCGGGGCCGGCACCTATTCTGATGGAAAGCTTTACACCCGTTCCAAAAAACGCGGCGACGTCCGCCGGATTCTGGAAATTCTGGTGGCCCACGGCGCCACCGAAGACATTCTGGTCGATGCCCACCCGCATATCGGCACCAACAAATTACCCAACGTCGTGGCCGACCTCCGCGAGAGCATTCTTGGGGCAGGCGGCGAAATTCACTTCGATACCAAAGTCGTTGATTTTCTGGTCGAAGTCGGCGAACTGAAGGGCGTCGTCACCGGCGACGGCCGCGAGCTGACCGGGCTGGGCGTTATTCTGGCTACCGGCCACTCGGCCCGGGATGTATTCGAGCTGTTACACCGGAAAAGTATTTTAATCGAATACAAGCCTTTTGCGATGGGCGTCCGGATCGAGCACCAGCAGGCGCTCATCGACCAGCTTCAGTACCATTTGCCGAAAAACGCCGCGGGTCGGGGCGATTACCTCCCGGCGGCGGCCTACAGTCTGGTGACCCAGACCCGCCACCGGGGCGTCGAACGGGGCGTGTTTTCCTTCTGCATGTGCCCGGGCGGGTTTATCGTCCCGGCGGCCACGGCTCCGGGCGAACTGGTGGTGAACGGCATGTCGCCTTCCCGCCGCGACTCCCGCTTTGCCAACTCGGGACTGGTGGTGGCGGTGAACGATGCGGACCTGAAGCCCTTCCGCGAATGGGGACCGCTGGCGGGCCTGCAATACCAGAAAGAGGTAGAACAGCGGGCCTGCCGAATGGGGAGTCTGGCCAGCGGCGAACCGTCCCAGACGGCCCCGGCCCAACGTGTGGCCGATTTTGTGGGCGGGCGCGTTTCGGCCAGTCTGCTGCCGACGTCTTACCAGCCGGGTCTGCGTTCGGTGGATATGTTCGAGGTGCTGCCCGAGGCCATCGCCGCGCCGCTGCGGCTCGGACTGGCGCAGTTTGGACAGATGATGCGGGGGTACGTGACCAACGAGGCGCAGCTGATCGGCACCGAAAGCCGGACGTCTTCGCCCGTGCGCATTCCCCGCGACCCGCTCTCGCTGGAGCACCCCGTCGTCAAACGGTTTTATCCCTGCGGCGAAGGGGCGGGGTATGCCGGCGGCATTGTTTCGGCGGCGATGGACGGAGAGAAATGCGCGGAACGGCTGGCCGCTCAATACGGAAATTTGTAA